A genomic stretch from Falco naumanni isolate bFalNau1 chromosome 4, bFalNau1.pat, whole genome shotgun sequence includes:
- the OGG1 gene encoding N-glycosylase/DNA lyase isoform X1, translating to MQLRDSPAACPALWRCLPCPSAELRLDLVLASGQTFRWWQSSPGAWTGVLEGRVWTLRQEQDRLWYTLYGEEGDEEGGPAGAAKPGDAETDQILRDYFQLDVGLPALYRAWGAADPLFRKVAADFPGVRVLRQDPVECLLSFICTSNNHVSRITGMIERLCRTFGRRLCRLDARPFHAFPSLSALTGTDAEARLRALGFGYRAKFVSGTARAVAEGLGAEGLRQLRTVPYAEARRVLCTLPGVGTKVTSSEGCGAPAPAGHRQSSSVLTSARARSRLAARIGPRGAEARADVGTGPARDTPGRKELGDPCACSQLGMASGVGSCLSPAHCVPGRGCCPGQWGWGWSGLCPAHPGQSQAKRCWPLAFITSNKIETSIWKILLEHAGGGGAVPGQAWGGGRGCGRGPRTQP from the exons ATGCAGCTGCGGGACTCGCCGGCCGCCTGCCCGGCGCTGTggcgctgcctgccctgcccgtcGGCCGAGCTGCGCCTGGACCTGGTGCTGGCGTCGGGCCAAACGTTCCG GTGGTGGCAGAGCAGCCCGGGGGCCTGGACCGGCGTGCTGGAGGGGCGCGTCTGGACGCTGCGGCAGGAGCAGGACCGGCTCTGGTACACGCTGTACGGCGAGGAGGGGGATGAGGAGGGGGGTCCCGCCGGGGCAGCCAAGCCGGGCGATGCCGAGACGGACCAGATCCTGCGTGACTACTTCCAGCTCGACGTGGGGCTTCCAGCCCTGTACCGTGCCTGGGGGGCTGCCGACCCCCTGTTCCGCAAGGTGGCTGCTGACTTCCCAG GGGTGCGGGTGCTGCGGCAGGACCCCGTGGAGTGCCTCCTCTCCTTCATCTGCACCTCCAACAACCACGTCTCCCGCATCACCGGCATGATCGAGCGCCTCTGCCGCACCTTCGGCCGACGCCTCTGCCGCCTCGACGCCCGGCCCTTTCAcgccttcccctccctctcagCGCTCACAG GCACTGACGCTGAGGCCCGGCTGCGGGCACTGGGCTTTGGGTACCGGGCCAAGTTTGTCAGCGGGACAGCACGGGCCGTGGCTGAAGGGCtcggggctgaggggctgcgccAGCTGCGTACCGTGCCCTACGCTGAGGCCAGGAGGGTGCTGTGCACCCTGCCCGGCGTGGGCACCAAG GTGACTTCTTCCGAGGGCTGTGGGGCCCCCGCGCCGGCTGGGCACAGGCA GTCCTCTTCTGTGCTGACCTCCGCAAGGGCCAGGAGCCGGCTGGCAGCCAGGATCGGGCCCCGGGGGGCCGAGGCCAGGGCGGATGTGGGGACAGGACCCGCTAGGGACACCCCAGGAAGGAAAGAGCTGGGGGATCCCTgtgcctgctcccagctggggaTGGCCAGCGGTGtaggcagctgcctgtcccctgcccactgtgtgcctggcaggggctgctgccctggccagtggggctgggggtggtcGGGGCTGTGTCCAGCCCACCCAGGGCAGAGCCAAGCCAAGCGGTGTTGGCCTCTTGCCTTTATTACAAGCAATAAAATAGAAACATCCATTTGGAAAATTCTCCTTGAGcatgctggggggggtggggcagtgccaggacaggcatgggggggagggagagggtgTGGGAGGGGGCCCAGAACGCAGCCCTga
- the OGG1 gene encoding N-glycosylase/DNA lyase isoform X3 has product MQLRDSPAACPALWRCLPCPSAELRLDLVLASGQTFRWWQSSPGAWTGVLEGRVWTLRQEQDRLWYTLYGEEGDEEGGPAGAAKPGDAETDQILRDYFQLDVGLPALYRAWGAADPLFRKVAADFPGVRVLRQDPVECLLSFICTSNNHVSRITGMIERLCRTFGRRLCRLDARPFHAFPSLSALTGTDAEARLRALGFGYRAKFVSGTARAVAEGLGAEGLRQLRTVPYAEARRVLCTLPGVGTKVADCVCLMALDKAEAVPVDTHVWRIARQRYGMALGGRSLSPRAHQEIGDFFRGLWGPRAGWAQAVLFCADLRKGQEPAGSQDRAPGGRGQGGCGDRTR; this is encoded by the exons ATGCAGCTGCGGGACTCGCCGGCCGCCTGCCCGGCGCTGTggcgctgcctgccctgcccgtcGGCCGAGCTGCGCCTGGACCTGGTGCTGGCGTCGGGCCAAACGTTCCG GTGGTGGCAGAGCAGCCCGGGGGCCTGGACCGGCGTGCTGGAGGGGCGCGTCTGGACGCTGCGGCAGGAGCAGGACCGGCTCTGGTACACGCTGTACGGCGAGGAGGGGGATGAGGAGGGGGGTCCCGCCGGGGCAGCCAAGCCGGGCGATGCCGAGACGGACCAGATCCTGCGTGACTACTTCCAGCTCGACGTGGGGCTTCCAGCCCTGTACCGTGCCTGGGGGGCTGCCGACCCCCTGTTCCGCAAGGTGGCTGCTGACTTCCCAG GGGTGCGGGTGCTGCGGCAGGACCCCGTGGAGTGCCTCCTCTCCTTCATCTGCACCTCCAACAACCACGTCTCCCGCATCACCGGCATGATCGAGCGCCTCTGCCGCACCTTCGGCCGACGCCTCTGCCGCCTCGACGCCCGGCCCTTTCAcgccttcccctccctctcagCGCTCACAG GCACTGACGCTGAGGCCCGGCTGCGGGCACTGGGCTTTGGGTACCGGGCCAAGTTTGTCAGCGGGACAGCACGGGCCGTGGCTGAAGGGCtcggggctgaggggctgcgccAGCTGCGTACCGTGCCCTACGCTGAGGCCAGGAGGGTGCTGTGCACCCTGCCCGGCGTGGGCACCAAG GTTGCTGACTGCGTCTGCCTGATGGCGCTGGACAAGGCAGAGGCCGTGCCGGTGGACACCCACGTCTGGCGCATTGCCCGGCAGCGCTACGGCATGGCGCTGGGTGGCAGGAGCCTGAGCCCCCGGGCCCACCAAGAGATCG GTGACTTCTTCCGAGGGCTGTGGGGCCCCCGCGCCGGCTGGGCACAGGCA GTCCTCTTCTGTGCTGACCTCCGCAAGGGCCAGGAGCCGGCTGGCAGCCAGGATCGGGCCCCGGGGGGCCGAGGCCAGGGCGGATGTGGGGACAGGACCCGCTAG
- the OGG1 gene encoding N-glycosylase/DNA lyase isoform X2: MLRDSPAACPALWRCLPCPSAELRLDLVLASGQTFRWWQSSPGAWTGVLEGRVWTLRQEQDRLWYTLYGEEGDEEGGPAGAAKPGDAETDQILRDYFQLDVGLPALYRAWGAADPLFRKVAADFPGVRVLRQDPVECLLSFICTSNNHVSRITGMIERLCRTFGRRLCRLDARPFHAFPSLSALTGTDAEARLRALGFGYRAKFVSGTARAVAEGLGAEGLRQLRTVPYAEARRVLCTLPGVGTKVTSSEGCGAPAPAGHRQSSSVLTSARARSRLAARIGPRGAEARADVGTGPARDTPGRKELGDPCACSQLGMASGVGSCLSPAHCVPGRGCCPGQWGWGWSGLCPAHPGQSQAKRCWPLAFITSNKIETSIWKILLEHAGGGGAVPGQAWGGGRGCGRGPRTQP, translated from the exons ATG CTGCGGGACTCGCCGGCCGCCTGCCCGGCGCTGTggcgctgcctgccctgcccgtcGGCCGAGCTGCGCCTGGACCTGGTGCTGGCGTCGGGCCAAACGTTCCG GTGGTGGCAGAGCAGCCCGGGGGCCTGGACCGGCGTGCTGGAGGGGCGCGTCTGGACGCTGCGGCAGGAGCAGGACCGGCTCTGGTACACGCTGTACGGCGAGGAGGGGGATGAGGAGGGGGGTCCCGCCGGGGCAGCCAAGCCGGGCGATGCCGAGACGGACCAGATCCTGCGTGACTACTTCCAGCTCGACGTGGGGCTTCCAGCCCTGTACCGTGCCTGGGGGGCTGCCGACCCCCTGTTCCGCAAGGTGGCTGCTGACTTCCCAG GGGTGCGGGTGCTGCGGCAGGACCCCGTGGAGTGCCTCCTCTCCTTCATCTGCACCTCCAACAACCACGTCTCCCGCATCACCGGCATGATCGAGCGCCTCTGCCGCACCTTCGGCCGACGCCTCTGCCGCCTCGACGCCCGGCCCTTTCAcgccttcccctccctctcagCGCTCACAG GCACTGACGCTGAGGCCCGGCTGCGGGCACTGGGCTTTGGGTACCGGGCCAAGTTTGTCAGCGGGACAGCACGGGCCGTGGCTGAAGGGCtcggggctgaggggctgcgccAGCTGCGTACCGTGCCCTACGCTGAGGCCAGGAGGGTGCTGTGCACCCTGCCCGGCGTGGGCACCAAG GTGACTTCTTCCGAGGGCTGTGGGGCCCCCGCGCCGGCTGGGCACAGGCA GTCCTCTTCTGTGCTGACCTCCGCAAGGGCCAGGAGCCGGCTGGCAGCCAGGATCGGGCCCCGGGGGGCCGAGGCCAGGGCGGATGTGGGGACAGGACCCGCTAGGGACACCCCAGGAAGGAAAGAGCTGGGGGATCCCTgtgcctgctcccagctggggaTGGCCAGCGGTGtaggcagctgcctgtcccctgcccactgtgtgcctggcaggggctgctgccctggccagtggggctgggggtggtcGGGGCTGTGTCCAGCCCACCCAGGGCAGAGCCAAGCCAAGCGGTGTTGGCCTCTTGCCTTTATTACAAGCAATAAAATAGAAACATCCATTTGGAAAATTCTCCTTGAGcatgctggggggggtggggcagtgccaggacaggcatgggggggagggagagggtgTGGGAGGGGGCCCAGAACGCAGCCCTga